The Castanea sativa cultivar Marrone di Chiusa Pesio chromosome 11, ASM4071231v1 genome contains a region encoding:
- the LOC142615930 gene encoding receptor kinase-like protein Xa21, with protein MKSRKPLASRLTITIVCAVTCILLVSTFLVFYWRKKSKKKPSSIVSNIDLLPTISYKMLHQATNGFSLNNLIGSGSFGVVYKGVLQQDERLVAVKVLNLQNKDASKSFMAECNVLRNVRHRNLIKILTCCSSINYIGDDFKALVFEFMTNGSLEMWLHPMIDSDKQSKNLSVLQRLIIAIDVAFALSYLHNHCEQKIIHCDLKPGNILLDSDMIAHVSDFGLSTLLTTLNDSSQKCTSTIGLKGSIGYVAPEYGMGGEASTEGDVYSYGVLVLEMFTGRRPTDDMFKDGLNLHNFVKMSLPKRLVQVVDPMLLPTKEDDNDNDNEIVEEANNTEDFRHIDVDMQKCLLSILNIGILCSLESPKERINMEEVIKELQLIKSTFVGLGIPRGRPSRAQAWNN; from the exons ATGAAATCAAGAAAGCCCCTTGCTTCTAGATTGACAATCACAATTGTTTGTGCCGTTACATGTATTCTTCTAGTTTCAacctttcttgttttttattggaggaaaaaatcaaaaaagaaaccATCGTCTATAGTCTCAAATATTGATCTCCTTCCAACAATTTCATACAAAATGCTCCATCAAGCGACTAATGGATTTTCTCTCAACAATTTAATTGGATCCGGTAGTTTTGGAGTAGTTTATAAAGGAGTTCTTCAGCAAGATGAAAGATTAGTGGCTGTAAAGGTTCTTAACCTTCAAAACAAAGATGCTTCAAAGAGTTTTATGGCAGAATGCAATGTATTAAGAAATGTTCGGCACCGAAATCTTATAAAGATCTTAACCTGTTGCTCCAGTATAAACTATATTGGTGATGATTTCAAAGCTCTAGTTTTTGAATTCATGACAAACGGGAGCTTGGAAATGTGGTTGCATCCGATGATAGATAGCGACAAACAATCAAAAAATTTGAGCGTTCTTCAAAGACTAATTATTGCAATTGATGTCGCTTTTGCTTTAAGCTATCTTCACAATCATTGTGAGCAAAAAATCATTCATTGTGATTTAAAGCCAGGCAATATTCTTCTTGATAGTGATATGATTGCTCATGTAAGTGATTTTGGCTTATCAACGCTCCTCACAACTTTGAATGATTCTTCCCAAAAGTGTACTAGCACAATTGGATTAAAGGGATCTATCGGTTATGTTGCACCAG AGTACGGCATGGGCGGTGAAGCATCAACTGAGGGGGATGTATATAGTTATGGAGTCCTTGTGTTGGAAATGTTCACTGGAAGGAGACCCACTGATGATATGTTTAAAGATGGTCTCAATCTCCATAACTTTGTTAAGATGTCCTTACCAAAAAGGCTCGTTCAAGTTGTCGACCCAATGCTTTTGC CAACAAAAGAAGATGAcaatgacaatgacaatgaAATTGTAGAAGAAGCTAATAATACTGAGGATTTTAGGCATATTGATGTGGATATGCAAAAGTGCTTACTCTCAATCCTTAATATTGGAATCTTATGTTCACTGGAATCTCCAAAAGAGAGAATCAATATGGAGGAAGTCATTAAGGAACTACAATTGATAAAAAGTACTTTTGTTGGTTTGGGGATTCCTAGAGGTAGACCAAGTAGAGCTCAA GCCTGGAACAACTAG
- the LOC142615931 gene encoding serine/threonine-protein phosphatase 7 long form homolog codes for MVDDHVLAIVRLLGLEGLQLVPSIQLDHALITAFVERWRPETHRFHLPHGEMTITLQDVEVIMGLPIEGEAMVGPTKRTWEDVCAEMLRIQIPNGPQTVLKGQRILIPALVERIRQPLPSDANEIQVHQYARCYILALLGNMVLLDKSGDRVHLKWLEFMQNLRNPRKYSWGSAALSWFPHMSSQMVPQPNGVYGPPLPPIPLAMKWARAMCTKNAPMHVLSAYRNQIATTQPDQVKWEPYGNDLSHLPPSFHIERSNAWRLTVSLICFWLVEIHLLDRVLRQFGLK; via the exons ATGGTAGATGATCATGTCCTTGCCATTGTGAGGTTGCTTGGTCTAGAGGGTCTGCAGTTGGTCCCATCCATACAGCTTGACCATGCACTAATCACTGCATTTGTAGAGCGATGGCGCCCAGAGACCCACAGATTTCACCTaccacatggtgagatgacgATCACATTGCAAGATGTGGAAGTTATCATGGGGTTGCCCATTGAGGGTGAGGCAATGGTTGGGCCCACTAAAAGAACTTGGGAAGACGTGTGTGCTGAAATGCTTAgaattcaaattccaaatgGCCCTCAAACTGTGCTAAAAGGTCAAAGGATTCTGATACCTGCACTTGTCGAAAGAATCAGACAACCACTGCCTTCGGATGCCAATGAGATTCAAGTTCATCAGTATGCTCGCTGCTATATACTAGCCCTACTAGGGAATATGGTACTTCTTGACAAGTCAGGAGATAGGGTCCATCTCAAGTGGTTAGAGTTCATGCAGAACCTTCGTAATCCACGCAaatatagttggggtagtgcagCCTTATCATG GTTCCCACATATGTCCTCACAAATGGTGCCCCAACCCAATGGTGTTTATGGtccaccactaccaccaattCCTCTTGCTATGAA GTGGGCAAGGGCGATGTGTACAAAGAATGCTCCCATGCACGTGCTTTCCGCATATCGCAATCAAATTGCCACGACACAGCCCGACCAG GTTAAGTGGGAGCCATATGGAAATGACTTGAGCCACCTTCCTCCTAGTTTTCACATTGAGAGAAGTAATGCTTGGAGGTTGACCGTTTCACTTATATGTTTCTGGCTTGTAGAGATCCATCTACTCGATCGTGTCCTACGACAGTTTGGGCTAAAGTAG